GTGATGAATTCCTCGACCGAGGAGTAGCCAACGATGACGGAGCAGTCTTTGAGGCGTTCATAGAGTTCCGATTCGATAGTTATTTTTGGCATACAGAGTTCCTTTTAGGTTGATAGTTTGTCTCATTTCCTTACACGCTAATTCCATATGAGATGTATCGTCTTCTCGGCATGATTTTATCTGGAATCAGGTGTATTATTTCCGCTGAAAAAATTTTCCACATTGGTCACAAACTGTTCTGCAAGTGGTCGGATCTCCTCGATATCTTCAAGTGTTACTATTGTTTCCTCCATGTAATCTCCAATCTGCCGAAGTTGAAAGGCCCTATGAAGGGCCTTTGACATTTCCTTGGTGAAATCACCAGTCTTAACATATTCCCGATCAAAGAGTGCTATGGCACCTGAATGTTTCGATGTCCCGATAGCTTTGTCTTGTAGCAGGGAGAGGACAGCGTAAAACATGGCGTAGTAAAGCAGGTTCATAACGGAGCGGAAACTCATGCCGGATTGAAGGAGAACCGTGGCTTCTTTTAAGGAGTCATTTGCTTCAATAAGACGGAATTCGATGAGGGACTTCTTATGTTCAATCATACGACGATACCTTCTCGATAGACATTATGGATAAATGCGGATTTCCCCACAGAACCTCTGAGCTTGTCTTTAACAACAACTACCGGGACGATTACAATATTCTGCTCAAAGCCTGCTTCCCATGCACAGTTACTGATATATTTCTCAATTTCATGGGTTGTATGTTCGACAACAATAAACATATCAAGAT
The DNA window shown above is from Desulfobulbaceae bacterium and carries:
- a CDS encoding HEPN domain-containing protein yields the protein MIEHKKSLIEFRLIEANDSLKEATVLLQSGMSFRSVMNLLYYAMFYAVLSLLQDKAIGTSKHSGAIALFDREYVKTGDFTKEMSKALHRAFQLRQIGDYMEETIVTLEDIEEIRPLAEQFVTNVENFFSGNNTPDSR
- a CDS encoding nucleotidyltransferase domain-containing protein, with product MNRKDRSIAKHFKKLLLKKITPVDVRVFGSRARGDSTPDSDLDMFIVVEHTTHEIEKYISNCAWEAGFEQNIVIVPVVVVKDKLRGSVGKSAFIHNVYREGIVV